Below is a window of Corvus cornix cornix isolate S_Up_H32 chromosome 2, ASM73873v5, whole genome shotgun sequence DNA.
tgaaatgcagcTTTCACTGTTAGGTTCTAGATTTCTCTCCCCCAAACATTAGACGAAATTGCATTGGTTACAAAAATTTATTAATACAAATTTTACACACTTTATATAACAGTTATCAAAGTCCTAGTTATAGATATCATGTGTGTAATAATACTTTGTTTAAGTTCTTTTTATATTCATTTGCACACAAAATAAGATCTCCAAGACTAACATCTACCTACTATGACTGTATCTCAAATCTGCTCAAATTTTGGTAAGGCTGTTGGCGTTTCTAAAAAAAAGAACTCGTACAACGGATAATAACCTAGGTGATCACTTCATAATGCTTGCGACTAGCCAGTGAACTCTAACTGATAAGGTCATAAACAAAACGTCAAGAGAGCCCTATGTCATTATACCACAGCCGACACAAACACAGCGCACTCTGCCCATGGCCAAAGAACAGAAGGACGACTAAAACGCAAGCCGATGTGTTGCAGCATCGTAGGGCCACTAAATAGCCATCCGTGAACTCGTGGCGATTTACAAGGTGAAGAGAAGGCACGAAAGCTGCACACTGCGCCCCGCGTCCCTGCGCCCCGGGAGCGCGCTCGGGCGGGCCGGcagcgcgggcggggcggccgggGCAGCGCGGGCGGGCGGTGCCGGCAGTGCGGGCAGCCCGGACAGCCCGGACAGCCCGGACAGCCCGGACAGCCCGGACAGGCAGTGCCGGCAACGCCTGCCCGCCCCCACGGGCTCTGCCCGGCCCGCTCCGCTCCTCCCGGCCGGGGAGGGAAGGTTTTACCCGCGAGGGCTTGTTGGGGGGTTGGGGGGTTGCTTTCCGACGTCTTGAATGCGGGGCTCGTTTTGTGTCTTTGGAAAGACTCCTGTAAGGTTTGTGTGGTGAGCTGGAAGGAAGCGGGTACCTACGTGTCCTCCTTCGCTCCCGGCCCGGGCGGGGGACGGAACCAGCCCCCGGGCAGACGGTAAGATAGGAGTCCGTACATAGAGAGATGAGGTGAAAATGGTTTATCTCGTTAGAAACCGGACCACAGGTGAACACTACACATTCTTTTATGACAAAAGtttgttttatgaaataaattttactaAGCAATAAGCCAGAAtgtagaaaaatacattttacctCCAAACTCAATAAACAAGGAACAAAAACTTTCGTAGTAGTGCATAATTCTTTAGTGGTAGCTACAACAGGGGTTCCTAAACTTGTACAATAAGAGCTTGcataaaacagaacaaaggaGTGAGAGAGCGTtcacaatcttttttttttttttttccccaaaaagaaCATAACCCAAAAGGGTGACTCAGGTGGGTTAAACAGCGCTCGGAAAAGTTCGAAGAGAGGATGAGAGGCGGGAGGTCCTACAAGAAAAAGCAATCAAAGAAAAGAGCAACTCCGACCGAAAAATGCAAAGGCGAGAGCCCTGCTCATTATTACACATGATGAGAAGCATGGACAGCACTGGAGAGTAACACACTGTACTTTGCATCCAGGTCCAGTACCGAGCTGCCCGGGGCAGTTGGGTAGCGGATCGGAGGTGGGATCGCCTCGTCTTACCTCGACCCTGCGGCACCGGCTCCGGTACCGGCTCCGGCCCCGGGGCGCGCCGGCAGCCACCCCCGCTCACTTCCCCACTCTTTCCAAACGGATCCTGTCTCTGCTTTGGCTTTGTTCTGCAACTCTGCCCAGCCAGCCAGAAGAGCAGTGCACGGGGCTTAGTACTTACTACCCTTGCTGCTGGTTCGGGATTTGGGGGTTGGGGTTTtgagtttggctttttttggttttattttgattttttttttgttgttattgttattttagttttggttttttaactaTTTCTCCCTCCAATAGGCAACAGAGATTCACAATTTGGATCGAGCTGTTGTTTTCACAAGATAATTATCCTCTAAGCTCACTGTTTGAGGATTCACTAATAGAGATACAACTGGAATcaaagaaagcaggagagaaaaaaaataatcgAAATCTAGAAGAAAGGGGACGCTGCCCCTTCAGAGATGCTAGTGGCAAAGGAGCCTGCCTTGAGACTCACCAGGGGAAGAATCTGCTTCACCAATTCTCCCAAATCAATTTCCTCATAATCCCCCTGGGAGCAGGTCATCCTTCTCTATGTACAGTAGCAAATGGTGAAAATTAATGTCTTTGACCCTGTCGTGGATAAAAATACTatccttttaatttctgttacaAAAATAGGAGTAATATTCAAAACAAtgattgtcttttttttctatttattttatataaaaacataaacagCTCAGGCGAATTCTTGTTCTTGTGCAGGCTTTTCATGAAGAATTGTTCTTTACTATTCTTAGtagtatttatatatatatatttatatattatatataactTAATGATTGGTCCACAAAGTAGATCTGTGCGTTTCTCTAGTGCTTTttgtacaaaagaaaaacaatattattatcaaaatattcatttaatgGCTTTACTTCATACATAAATACATGTTTAGATAACACAGGAGCGGTGATTGTTCAGTCAGTTTGGAAAtgacttttgtttttgtttagattttgttgttgttattgggtttatctctctctctctctctctctctctctctctctctcttagGACTTTGTATACACAGGAGTGGCTGGTTACTCACATCGCTACAAATACGCTACTCGGCGTCCTTTGTTTTTAACTCTTTGTTTATACCTTTTCCCCAGGACTGCTGCTAAGTATTTCTTGACAGCCATTTGTTTCCGGTAGCGGCTGTAGCTGTCCGTGAAGATGCCGTCTATGTGCCGCTTGGTCAGCGGTTCCGCATCGTCCCCCAGGCCGCCGCTGGCACCGCTGCAAGCACCGAGAAGCACAGCTGCATCAGGCGGGGCCGCTCCGCCCCCCTCCGCGCCCCTCCGCACCGCCCCCTGCCCTGCGCAGCCCCGCGCCGGCCTCTGCCCCCGGCGCAACACGTTGCGCGGAAGATGCGCGGGCAGACAAAGGCCGCGCCGAAACCCGCTCCCGACGCGGTGCGCGCAAGCGGCGGCGGAGGGAGAGACAACATCTCCCCGCCATGAATTATTCATTGCGGCCGGGaaagctgctctccctggggcTTCATTAACGTGTTACCTTCTGCCGAAGGGCAGCGGGTGGCACCGGGCTCGCCCCTGCCCCGCCGGCGGCGGAGAGCCCCGGGGAGCCCCGCCCGGCGGCTGGGGGTGCGCAGGGGCTGCAACCGAGCCGCcaaggctgcagctgagccctCGATCATCGCTCTCCATAAGCTGCTCCCCCCGGCAAACCGTAAGGGCTGCCCAACTTCTAAATTTTAAATCGGTTGATTATAAAAATTTATAGAcatatagatatagatatatagatatatagacatgaatatatatatatatatatacatgcatgtgtgtatatCTTTATGCCCGGCTGTAGTAACCCAACCAAACCTCCGCGCACACCCGCGCTGACAACCAGGGTCACGCTGCGCCGGGAGCAGCCATGGGAGGCTGATGCCTGGGGAGCCGGACTCCACCAGACTCATCGAGGGCGCAACACATTCCCGACCCCGCCGGGGCAGCTTTGTTCCCCCCAGCCGCGGCCCTTCCAGTGTCTCCGCTCCAGTAGTACCAACGCCCACCGCGGAAAAGAACAAGCAGAGAGCCTTACCCGACCCGCTTGGCCATCAGGGAGTGTAGATATTTCCTGGCGGATAACTGGCCCAGGAGTTTCCTGTAGGCTTTGTTGAAGATCCCATCGGCGTGcctgggcagagggaagagcCCGCGGGTGAGCGGCGAGGCCCGGGAGCCGGCTGCGGCAGGTTGCGGGAGCCCGGGCGGTAGCGGTGACCATTCCCCTCCGCCGGCGAGCGGAGGGCGGCATCTCCCCGCGTCCCCCGGGACCCCTCGTCCCCACCCAGATCCCTCCCCGCCGCGCCCGCTCGGTTCCGCGCCGGCTGGGCATTTCTGCTCCGTTTGCGGGAGCATCGCTAGCCCTCCCCGGCGCGGGCGGCTCCCCGCTCCCTCCCCCGCGCTGCTGGAGGTAAGGAggcttttccatttcttctgagCTTTACGCTGGGCACCGGGACCTGGGCAGTATTGTCGTTTGTTTGGGCTcgggatttttattttgatgttgtTGCTCTTTGCTTGTTAGgtatcattattatttttcccccaatcGGTTCTGCCAGACCCGTTTTTCTCCCTACTCCAAATTCACGCCTGATACCCCGCGAGTTGCAGTCACCTCTTTTCCGGTGGGTAATACAAGGTGTACATCTCGCCGATCATGGAGGACGGATTCGCTATACCGAGGGGCTCGTGGTCGTACGCGAAGTCCTGCAGGGTGTTCCCGTCCTCGTCGTAGACTTCATCCTCCAGCCTGGCAACGAGAGCAGCAAGGAGAAGGAGTCAGCCGGGCTCCGTGGGGCGCTCCGCTCCACTCCCCGCTGCCGGCTTCCGGCTGCCTCAGTGGCCACCCCTCGGCGGAGCCGACCCGGGAGACCCGGGAGCCCCGTCCGACTGCCCCCATCCCCTCCCTACACCCGCCCGCTCCCCATCCCCGCCCTCTCCTCTGCGGGGCAGGACCGCGGAGGAGGGAACACACCCTCCGTCAGACGTGCTCCAAGAAACCCCCCAAACAtgccccccccctccccccgccctCTGCGACCCACGCCCCGGCCCGAGAAACATCCCCTCTCTGCCACAGCCATGGCTGGTGCTTCCCGAGCGGAGCGCACGCCCAGGCGCGCAGGCTGCCGCGCTGACACGCGTTTgtgtgccaggggctgggcgGGAGCCGAGCAGCCTCCGCGGCGGAGACGGGGCGGTGAGCGGCAGCcccgccgccggggccggggaCCGCGCCCCGCTCCTCCCCGCAGCGCCCTCCGGGACGGGGGGGCTTCGCCTGTTGTTTTTCGTTGAACGGTGCCTCTGCCCTTTGAGATCTCGCCAGTTTTGTGTGTGtcccagcccccccagcccccgctctctgcctccctctctGCAGTACGATGTAGGTCATTGCACGTTACAGGCAGCTATTTTTGTCTGTGAGCTTTAGCGGAGGTATTAATAATAGATGCCGCTAAAGTGTTTCACTCCTGCTAATTCAGGCGCTTGAATGAAGAAAGCCAGCTTGCTGCCGGCTAATGGCCCCTCAGGCCACTGAGCCCGCTGCCCCCTAGTCGCACTGCCCAGGAAGATGACGGGGGCTGCTCCGAGCCAGCTTCGACAGGCTCCCGGTTACTGTAAGGACACCTCGGAGCCCCAAAAAGGACACCCACGTCGGACAACCTTGCGCGCCCGGcatctctccccctccccccacccatCTGCGCTCACCGCACGGCAGTGTCCCCCGCAGAGCACCCCGGAACAGAGCCAAGAGCCGGTGGAGCAGGACGACAGCACCGAGTCCAAAACTCCCCCCAAGCCAAGCAACACCGGTCGCCCGAGCAGGCGACAAGCAGAGTGAGAACAGGCTACCATCGGCCGTCCCGGAACAGGTGCCCTGAGCCCCCAGCCGCAGCCCAGCGTAGGAAACTCCTTTGTGCTGGTGCTCCTGGGTGTCCCCCACTTCTGCCCCAAACACAGCGGGGTTCAAACGCTCACTGTGGGACAGCGCAGGCATcagtctgtgctgcagcccagcgAGAACACTCCGAACACAGAAAACTAAACAACCTTGTGCCAGGCCCTTCTCTCTTGGGAAGGGCTGTCATACACAAACAGGTTAACAGGGGAAGAGACTGGATCCCCACCAGTTCCAATGCCGCTACACGAACCATGACAGCTCCCACATGCTTGCAGACAACGGCGCACCCGTCCCCGCGCCCCGCTCCCCCTGAGCCGGACAGGCAATGCTCGGCGCTCACCCTGGGCGAGCTGCGGGCAACCGGAGGCTGCCAAGGGCCCCGCAGGACAGGGGGCAGGCGGGGGAGGAGCTTTGGGCCCCGTCGACATGCAGCCGGGACCTCGGCCCGCTCCCGCCAACACGCAGAAGAGCAGGTCCCCCACTCCCGGGGAAAAGAGGCCGTGGGTCACAGTACCGGGGTACCGAGGAGCGGACCTGGGgggtgccagtgctgcaggcGGAGGGGGTCCCATGCTGCGGTGGAAGGGGTGGGCACATAGCCCAAGCGGAGGGGATTTCCTTTGATGACTCCCCTCCACATcccctttcattttcctccccaGTAAGATTCCGCTGCCCTTAGCTaagctggggcagcagggggCTGGAGTGGTCCCGGCGGAGCTCCCGGACGGGGGACAGACCTACCTGAGCGCCGGGTACTGAAGTCCGGCCGCAGGTGAGC
It encodes the following:
- the ADCYAP1 gene encoding pituitary adenylate cyclase-activating polypeptide, coding for MCSKAILALLVYGIIMHCSVYCSPAAGLQYPALRLEDEVYDEDGNTLQDFAYDHEPLGIANPSSMIGEMYTLYYPPEKRHADGIFNKAYRKLLGQLSARKYLHSLMAKRVGGASGGLGDDAEPLTKRHIDGIFTDSYSRYRKQMAVKKYLAAVLGKRYKQRVKNKGRRVAYL